The Pseudodesulfovibrio sp. zrk46 genome contains a region encoding:
- a CDS encoding YigZ family protein — protein sequence MSKRYLIPAATHRVEDSIKRSRFISTAAHTPDGESAKAFIAEIKEEFPDATHNCWAFAAGPPGDTAQVGMSDDGEPHGTAGKPMLNTLLHGEVGEVSVVVTRYFGGTKLGTGGLVRAYSSMVNLVLESLPTKEKVDTVTVVATIPYQAVTLFKRMLPEFEVEVDEEMFTDEAAFELTMPEEHLSNFTERLSEMTDGRGRVVSK from the coding sequence ATGTCCAAGCGATATCTCATCCCTGCGGCCACCCACCGGGTGGAAGATTCCATCAAACGGAGCCGTTTCATCTCCACGGCGGCTCATACTCCGGATGGCGAGAGCGCCAAGGCGTTCATCGCTGAGATCAAAGAAGAATTTCCCGACGCCACCCACAACTGCTGGGCCTTTGCGGCCGGTCCCCCCGGCGATACGGCGCAGGTGGGCATGAGCGATGACGGTGAACCTCACGGTACGGCGGGCAAGCCTATGCTGAATACGCTGCTGCACGGCGAAGTGGGCGAGGTCAGCGTTGTTGTGACCCGATATTTCGGCGGAACAAAGCTCGGAACCGGCGGTCTGGTGCGCGCTTATTCGTCCATGGTCAATCTGGTGCTGGAATCCCTGCCCACCAAGGAGAAGGTCGATACCGTCACGGTGGTGGCGACCATTCCATATCAGGCGGTGACGCTGTTCAAACGGATGTTGCCGGAGTTCGAGGTGGAAGTGGATGAAGAAATGTTCACGGACGAGGCTGCCTTTGAGTTGACCATGCCTGAGGAGCATTTATCCAATTTTACCGAACGGTTGTCAGAGATGACGGACGGTCGTGGCAGAGTCGTTTCGAAATGA
- a CDS encoding TPM domain-containing protein produces the protein MKTLAQTFLTKEEQEKLTACVREVEKKTSGEIVPVIASSSYDYPRAAHLGGLLLGILVAVCVTMLLDREDMWTFLALFLGGYVLFSRLLNALPDLKQPFISRREMREEVEEAALTSFYLNGLHRTRDLTGVIIYVSVYERAVQILADKGINDKVDPAVWDDVVAEVTAGIKAGNPGEALCLGVKRCGEMITKHFPIKPDDEDELPNLIIEGEAH, from the coding sequence ATGAAAACACTCGCACAAACTTTTCTTACCAAAGAGGAGCAGGAGAAACTGACCGCCTGCGTCCGCGAGGTCGAAAAGAAGACCTCCGGTGAAATCGTGCCGGTCATCGCTTCTTCCAGCTACGACTATCCTCGCGCAGCCCATCTGGGTGGCCTGTTGCTCGGCATTCTGGTCGCCGTCTGCGTGACCATGCTGCTCGACCGCGAGGACATGTGGACCTTCCTGGCCCTGTTCCTGGGTGGATATGTCCTGTTCTCCCGTCTGCTCAATGCCCTGCCTGATCTCAAGCAGCCCTTCATTTCCCGCCGCGAGATGCGAGAGGAAGTGGAAGAGGCCGCGCTGACCTCCTTCTATCTCAACGGTTTGCACCGCACCCGTGATCTGACTGGCGTGATCATCTACGTCTCGGTTTACGAGCGGGCAGTGCAGATTCTTGCGGACAAGGGGATCAACGACAAGGTCGATCCTGCTGTCTGGGACGATGTCGTGGCCGAGGTCACTGCAGGCATCAAGGCCGGTAACCCCGGCGAGGCGCTCTGTCTCGGCGTGAAGCGTTGCGGTGAAATGATTACCAAGCATTTCCCCATCAAGCCGGATGACGAAGACGAACTGCCCAACCTGATCATCGAGGGTGAAGCCCACTAG
- a CDS encoding cereblon family protein — protein sequence MQTQESHREIIEYLFFKDAIDGGGADVDLDEKTESTRGNGGRKLVCKLCHSVITRPDLAMEVDGKHRHVFFNPHGYVFELGCFASAKNITPSGPKTDEFTWFPGYTWQVVACSHCASLLGWRYTGDNGGFYGLITTALIEKEGRKA from the coding sequence ATGCAGACCCAAGAATCACATCGTGAGATCATAGAGTACCTGTTCTTCAAGGACGCCATTGACGGCGGCGGTGCTGATGTGGACCTCGATGAAAAGACTGAATCCACCAGAGGAAACGGTGGGCGCAAACTCGTCTGCAAGCTCTGCCATAGCGTGATCACACGACCTGATCTGGCCATGGAAGTAGACGGAAAACACCGGCACGTCTTTTTCAACCCGCACGGATACGTCTTTGAACTTGGCTGCTTTGCCTCGGCCAAAAATATCACCCCTTCGGGGCCCAAAACTGACGAATTCACGTGGTTTCCGGGTTATACATGGCAGGTGGTTGCGTGCTCGCATTGCGCCTCGTTGCTCGGCTGGCGCTATACCGGGGATAACGGCGGCTTCTACGGTCTCATCACTACCGCACTGATAGAAAAGGAAGGGCGGAAGGCGTAG
- a CDS encoding LemA family protein, whose translation MIKRISMALIAIMMTMSLAGCGYNSMQQQEEEVFAAWGNLEAALQRRSDLIPNLVETVKAAAAHEKDTLQAVVEARAKANQTKISPDMLGDKQALAKFQAAQGGLSSALSRLMVVVERYPDIKANQNYLGLQHQLEGTENRINVARQRYNDAVKQFNSMIRSFPNSLTNSVMLNLERKEFFTADPGAKDAPKVNFGSSS comes from the coding sequence ATGATCAAACGTATTTCCATGGCCCTTATTGCTATTATGATGACCATGTCCCTGGCCGGTTGCGGCTACAACTCCATGCAGCAGCAGGAAGAAGAAGTCTTTGCCGCCTGGGGTAATCTGGAAGCCGCGCTTCAGCGTCGTTCCGACCTGATCCCCAACCTGGTGGAGACCGTCAAGGCTGCCGCAGCCCATGAGAAGGATACCCTTCAGGCCGTGGTCGAAGCCCGCGCCAAGGCCAACCAGACCAAGATCTCTCCGGACATGCTTGGCGACAAGCAGGCTCTGGCCAAGTTTCAGGCCGCGCAGGGCGGACTTTCCTCTGCGCTGTCCCGTCTGATGGTCGTGGTGGAACGCTACCCCGATATCAAGGCCAACCAGAACTATCTCGGCCTGCAGCATCAGCTGGAAGGCACGGAGAACCGTATCAATGTGGCGCGTCAGCGTTACAACGACGCGGTCAAGCAGTTCAACTCCATGATCCGCTCCTTCCCCAACTCCCTGACCAACTCCGTGATGCTGAATCTGGAGCGTAAGGAATTCTTCACCGCCGATCCCGGTGCCAAGGATGCCCCGAAGGTCAACTTCGGTTCTTCCTCCTAG
- a CDS encoding LysE/ArgO family amino acid transporter: MTPFIQGFGMGGGLIVAIGAQNAFVLTQSVRRNHHLAVAALCIVCDMVMISLGVTGVGAMVASNPTLATIATWGGAAFLSWYGFNSFMSAIRGGSLEASGEAGKTLRHTLMLTLAVTLLNPHFYLDTIVLMGSISGQFPVPERYVFGMGAITASICWFISLSLGGQMLAPVFKREITWRILDGIVCLTMWGIAASLVRSALSA, translated from the coding sequence ATGACACCATTCATACAGGGATTCGGCATGGGCGGCGGGCTGATCGTCGCCATTGGAGCACAGAACGCATTTGTTCTGACGCAGAGCGTGCGACGCAATCACCATCTGGCGGTGGCCGCGCTGTGCATCGTGTGCGACATGGTCATGATCAGCTTGGGCGTAACAGGCGTGGGGGCCATGGTTGCGAGCAACCCGACACTGGCTACGATCGCCACATGGGGCGGAGCCGCGTTCCTGTCGTGGTACGGCTTCAACTCCTTCATGTCCGCCATTCGGGGCGGTTCATTGGAAGCGAGCGGCGAGGCAGGTAAAACCCTCAGGCACACCCTGATGCTGACCTTGGCCGTGACCCTCCTGAACCCCCATTTCTACCTCGACACCATCGTCTTGATGGGATCGATTTCAGGGCAGTTCCCGGTGCCAGAAAGATACGTCTTCGGCATGGGCGCGATCACTGCTTCCATCTGCTGGTTCATCAGTCTCAGCCTCGGCGGCCAGATGCTTGCTCCGGTCTTCAAACGCGAAATCACATGGCGAATCCTGGACGGCATCGTCTGTCTGACCATGTGGGGCATCGCAGCCAGCCTGGTGCGAAGCGCACTAAGTGCATAG
- a CDS encoding TPM domain-containing protein: protein MRKTLIAVPAAALILLLATSAMALDVPPYKGYVNDLAGMMTPAARQALETQLGQLDKSDSTQVAVLTVPSLEGDAITEFSIRVVDAWKIGQKGSDNGVLLLVSKGDRKIRIEVGYGLEGVLTDVLAGQIITNVIAPKFKAGDIDGGFIDGVTAIGGAVRGEYTAAPVKKRGSRRGVLPLIVIPMIVFIAITEMFGRRRRRGHVVDERAAKMHHPHGSGLGSTASTLFFLSMLSGGHRGGGFGGGGGFGDGGGFGGFGGGGFGGGGAGGDW from the coding sequence GTGCGTAAAACACTCATCGCCGTCCCTGCGGCGGCGCTCATTCTACTCCTCGCCACCAGCGCAATGGCCTTGGACGTGCCCCCGTACAAGGGGTACGTCAACGACCTTGCCGGGATGATGACCCCGGCTGCGCGTCAGGCTCTGGAGACCCAATTGGGCCAGTTGGACAAGTCGGACTCCACGCAGGTGGCGGTCCTGACCGTGCCGTCACTGGAAGGTGATGCCATCACTGAGTTCTCCATCCGCGTGGTTGACGCCTGGAAGATCGGTCAGAAGGGCTCGGACAACGGCGTCCTTCTGCTGGTCAGTAAAGGGGATCGGAAGATCCGCATTGAAGTAGGGTACGGCCTCGAAGGCGTACTTACGGATGTGCTGGCCGGGCAGATCATCACCAACGTCATAGCCCCCAAGTTCAAGGCGGGAGACATTGACGGCGGCTTCATCGACGGTGTTACCGCCATCGGCGGCGCTGTCCGTGGTGAATATACGGCAGCTCCGGTCAAGAAACGTGGTAGCAGACGTGGTGTGTTGCCGCTCATCGTGATTCCCATGATCGTCTTCATCGCGATCACGGAAATGTTCGGCAGACGTCGCCGTCGCGGCCACGTGGTGGACGAACGCGCGGCCAAGATGCATCATCCTCATGGCTCCGGACTCGGTTCCACGGCTTCGACCCTTTTCTTCCTCTCCATGCTGAGCGGCGGCCATCGTGGCGGCGGCTTCGGCGGAGGCGGCGGATTTGGTGACGGCGGTGGATTCGGCGGTTTCGGTGGCGGTGGCTTCGGCGGCGGTGGTGCCGGCGGAGACTGGTAG
- a CDS encoding HD domain-containing protein: MPELSMEPLREWFETHVDHYRNEAGEASEMVELKHQHTFRVMTHARAIRKEWGASDEMSFALDAAALLHDVGRFPQVVRRKTYDDMEGYNHAVEGEKILSEAGVLDYLPDHIGEVVLTAVKHHNLGVLPGNLAPDARLVTEAVRDADKMDAIRNILRCLSPDALQGKALKSGMSWDDNEVSPVVFKAAMNRQLVAFEAIKWSNDFILFVCCWLYDLHYNYSYRHLSESGKFETLLSKLPDNGQFAELKEQFRSDLDWIEKRSR, translated from the coding sequence ATGCCGGAATTGTCCATGGAACCGCTCAGGGAATGGTTCGAAACGCACGTAGATCACTATCGCAACGAGGCGGGTGAAGCGTCCGAGATGGTGGAGCTGAAACACCAACACACCTTTCGGGTGATGACCCATGCCCGCGCCATCCGCAAGGAGTGGGGTGCCTCCGACGAGATGAGCTTTGCCCTGGATGCGGCGGCCCTGCTGCATGACGTCGGTCGATTCCCTCAAGTGGTGCGCCGCAAGACATACGACGACATGGAAGGTTACAACCACGCCGTGGAAGGGGAGAAAATCCTCAGTGAAGCCGGGGTGCTTGATTATCTGCCCGACCATATTGGCGAGGTCGTTCTGACCGCGGTAAAACATCATAATCTTGGCGTATTACCCGGCAATCTGGCCCCGGATGCCCGTCTGGTCACAGAGGCGGTACGCGACGCGGACAAGATGGATGCCATCCGCAATATCCTTCGCTGTCTGAGTCCGGATGCATTGCAGGGCAAAGCCCTCAAGAGTGGCATGTCGTGGGATGACAACGAGGTCTCGCCTGTGGTGTTCAAGGCTGCCATGAACCGTCAGCTCGTGGCCTTTGAGGCCATCAAATGGTCCAACGATTTCATCCTGTTCGTCTGTTGCTGGCTCTATGACCTGCATTACAACTACAGTTACCGTCATCTATCGGAGTCGGGAAAGTTCGAGACCTTGCTGAGCAAGTTGCCGGATAACGGACAGTTTGCAGAACTCAAAGAGCAATTCCGTTCAGACCTCGACTGGATAGAGAAACGGAGCCGCTAG